The genomic window GGATGGCTGCACGCCGCTGCCACTCGCCGCGGTGGTCGGGAATCCTGATAGCGTGCCGTTTGCCGGGCCACTCACCACGCTCCACTCCAGCGTCTGTCCACTGTCGCTGTCGTCGACCTCCAGCTGCGTGCTCACACTCGTCGCCGAGGCGTCTTCATCCACCGTGAGACTCGTCGAGGCGCCGCTCGCGAATACAGGGTCGCTGTTTACCGGCGCCGCGGCGGTTTCCTCAAAAAAGAACTCGTCAACGAACACATCGGCATAGCCAATTCCGCCTCGGTCGTCAAACGTCACCGTAAGCTCCGCTTGTTCAATCCCCGACGGGGCGACGATCCCCGTCTTCTCGACCTGCTCCCAGGCATTGGTTGCTGGACTGCTCTCCCCCAGCGTGACCGGCGCGCCTACATTCGCCCCGCTTCCATCCTGCCATTGAAGCGTGATCACGATCGCATCAGGGCTCCCACTCGCTACGTTTGCTACATACGTCTCAAATCGATACGTCGCCCCGCTACTCAGGCCCGGGATGGTGTAAAACATCGGTTTATCGCCTTTGGACCTCGCCCAGAAGTATCCGTTTGCGTCATCCGTAGGCTCATCGGCAACGGTGTTCGTCCCCGGATCCGACGTCGGTTGTTCACCGGGGATATTGGGTTTCCCGCAAAGGATTTCGGTTGTGTTCCAGGCATCGGCAATGCTATTCCCACTCACGCAGTCCGGACCGGATTCATCTAGACTGGAGGGCTGGGTAATCAGGTTCTGGGCATGCGCAGAGGGTGCCGCGCCCCCAAACAAAAGGACACCCATCACCATGAGGAGGAGAAATCGAGAAAACCGATACATCGTAGCTTGAGGCATATGGTTCGTTAAATCAGGGCGGAGAAAACAATCAAACAGGATGAGGTAGCCGTACCTTCACGTGCTCGCGGTTAGACGCAGATGAAAACGAGTGCAACCAAAATAAGACACACAGCTAGTTATATCAAAACGCTGACGCATAAACGAGAAACAATCAGGGGAACTTCTGCACCCTAAATCAAACCTCACTCTTGCGGATGCCTCTCTCATAACGTGGCGCCAGCTACTACATGCGTGCCCCCATACCGATCACCGGTCATTCGTCGTCGCCTTCAGGCGTCGGTGCCTCCTCTATGGATGCATCTGCCTGCTTCTTCAGATGGCCGACGGTCACTTGATACTGAAACGTCCCCTGCGTCATTGCCATGATCGGGATCAATGTGAGAGCCATTGGCTCGCCTTCATCGACAGGTTCAACCTTGTAAAGGCCTTCCGGAAACTCGTCGGCAGCATCCGCGACAAAAATAGCACTGAAACCTTCGACGTAATCCGAGTCGATCTTGTCGATGTGGTCGAGCGTAATCTCGACCGTGTGCTCTTCATCAATGTGAACGAGATAGGTGCTTCCCTCTTTGCCGTCAAGTTCGTGGTGCTCAACCTTTCGTGAGAGCACATCTTTGCCAACGAGTTGATCAATGTAAGCGTGTGACGAGCGATCCATAGTTGTTACTGTTCGTTTGGGACGGGGAGATGCTCAGCCGCCGTGACCGGCCGGTCGATCGTGCCGCATTGAGGGTGGGACCGATGGCCGGACGAGGCGCACTGATATAGGAATGAACGGAATGCGTCGAATGACATGACGACGCCCTCCACATACAATACCGCTTTATGTAGTCAGCTGGACGTCAGCACGCTGAACCAACCTATCTGGGCGTTTGGCTATACGTGCCTGGTGCCAGGCAATTACGAACGCGGCGGGAACAGCCCCTGAATGCAGATGATGTAGTTCATGCCCAGCGACGGCTGAATATTCCGGTGAGGCTGATTCCCTCCCGTTTGCGAGATGGAATTTGCATTCATCGGGGTATTCGGAGACTCGGCGCTGTACGAACTATCCGATGCCGGCCCCCACGTATGACCACCTGGAGACGTCTGCCCTTCCCCCCGACCTTGGTACGCAACGGGATTGTGGCCGTGTGATGGCATATTTAAAACCGTCAGCGGGACTTCTTCTTCCCCGAATTTTTGGCCGGTGCGACGAGTGGTGAGGCCCGGCCCCGTCCCTGTTCCTACAGGAACTCGACCCCGCAGATCGGGAAGCGCAAAGGTCGTTTGGCCATTTCCACCGTACTGCGTGCCGAGAATGGCAAAAAGTGCAGAGTTAGAGGAAATTGAGAGGAGCTGCCCCTGGCAGAAGGCCCAGTTCACAGGCGCATAGTTCCCCGCGAACATGAGTATTTGTCCGATATAGAATTCCATTTTGAATCCGGTTGGTTACTGAATAGAATACGCCTCATCACCAAGACGTATTAAGATGAGTTGAGCAGGGTGATGATGGGTTGTTCGTCGTACCACTTCAAGATAAACCCAAAAACTCTGACTACATTTTTAGAACGCAGTCCATCACGACAACAGGTTATGATGGTAGAAGATATCTATATCCTGATGTAGTAATGTCCCTAACAAAGATTCAACTACCTCCACTGATCGGACGCATCAGATCAGATGGGCATTTGTCATCCCTTGCAATTCGTATATACAGAAGGTCTTCAACCTCAAGTCGAGTCCATACAGAATCAGGGTTGACTTCTTTTCCACTCCATTTATCCATACGAAGAATCTCCGCATAGTCTATCAGTGGATCAGAGCAGAAAGAAAAATCTTCGAGACGCTTGCTTCGGTACCCTGGTCTCAAGGCCGATATACGCGGCGCAGACAAGAAAAAAGTGTACACATCGCTGCTTGAGACACAAATTGTGAATGTTTTATGCAGGCACAAAAAAGCGCAGCCTGTTTCTCACCGCGGAACCCGTAATCGTGCCGATACTTCTGGATAATGGAAATACATCTCCAGATCTGATCCTATGTCTTTGTCGTATGCTCGCCGCTTTCTTCAGCGAAACCGACCAAGCTGGCCGCCGCATTCGCCTCCCTGACCGACCGAAGCGAATCGTGTCACTCGTGCCGTCTATCACCGAGTTGCTCTACGACCTCAAACTCGGAGAGAGAGTCGCGGGCATCACGCGATTCTGTGAGCGCCCGGGGCACTGGCGCGACGAGAAAGTGATCGTCGGTGGCACGAAGAACGTCAAACAGGACACCATCGCGGAGTTGGAACCCGACCTCGTTCTCGCGAACCTGGAGGAGAACGAACAAGAGGACGTGGAAGCTATCAACGCTCCGGTGTACGTGACGGACATCGAGACCATACCTGACGCCGTCGATATGATTCGAACCGTGGGGCAACTGACGGATACGGTCGAGGCCGCTCAAGTCATGGCGGATACCATCGCCGAGCGATTCGCTTCCCTCCAGCCGCCCGCTACGATCCGCGCCGCGTACCTGATCTGGTGCGAGCCCTACATGAGCGTCGGCCACGACACGTTTATCCACGACGTGATGACCCGCGCCGGCTTCGAAAATGTATTCGCCGAGGCGACGCGCTACCCGGAGGTCTCCATTTCTGAAATCGCCGAGGCGAATCCCGACGTCGTTCTCTGCTCCAGCGAACCGTTCCCGTTTCACCAAAAAGAGAGGTTCACCCAGGACATCCGGGAGGCGATCCCCGACACGCCGGTCGAAATCGTGGACGGTCAGCTCTTTTCGTGGTACGGGTCGCGACTTCTGGACGCACCCGACTATCTCCGTGATCTGATTCGCCGTCTGGACGAGAAGATATCCGTTTAATACGACGAACGCGCGGGTCGTAACGGGATCTGATCTCCTGCTTGACGACGGGACGGAATGGTGCGTATCATGAAGCGCTGTTCGTGCGCACTCTTTTCCACGGCCCTGCCCACTCCCCATTTGCCTCATGCCTGACGTGTCCACGTCGTCTTCCCTTCTCCTCCTCGCCTCCGGATTTCTTCTCTTGATGGCCGTTGGCTGCGAAAGAAACGCCTCCGTCAACCCCGATCGGGAGCTTCGGAGCCGCGCGGACTCGCTCGTTCAGGCACACGTCATCGTCGACGGCCACGTCGACTTGCCGTACCGACTCATGCGCTACCGGCAAAACGTCGGTGACTCGACGCTCGGCGACTTCGATTACCCGAGAGCGCGATCTGGCGGCCTGGATGCCCCGTTCATGTCCATCTACATTCCGGTCGAACTGCAGGACTCCGCGGGAGCGGCAAAAGCACGCGCGGATTCGCTCATCAACCTTGTCGAGGACATCGAAGCGACGAACCCGGACAAGTTCGAAATTGCGAGAACCCCGGACGATGTCGAGCGCATCGCCGCAGAAAACAAGATCGCGCTACCGATGGGCATGGAGAACGGCGCCGGTCTGGAAGACGATCTGTCGAACGTGGAATACTTCTACGACCGCGGCATCCGCTACATCACGCTAACGCATGCCACGCACAACCGAATCGGCGATGCGTCCTACGATACAACCGATGCACGTTGGGGTGGCCTCAGTCCGTTCGGACGCGACGTCGTCGGCGAAATGAACCGCCTCGGAATCATGGTCGACGTTTCGCACGTCACGGACTCGACTGCGTACGACGTCCTGGACGTGAGCACCAAACCCGTCATTGCCTCCCATTCCTCCTGCCGCCACTTCACGCCGGACTGGGAGCGCAACCTGTCCGACGATCTCATCAAGGCAATCGCCGACAATGGCGGTGTCGTGATGATCAATTTCGGGTCGTCCTTCCTCAAGACCGAATATCAGGACGCCAATGACCCGGTTCAGGAGAAAATCCAGGCGCACCTGGAGGAGCAAGGCTGGGCCGAGGACGATCCGCGTGCGGTCGCGTACTACGACAGTGTCCGGAGCGCGAATCCCGTCGGCACCGTGACGGATGTGGCGGATCACATCGACCATGTCGTCAATATCGCGGGGATCGACCACGTCGGCCTGGGATCGGACTACGACGGCGTCTTCTCCCTTCCGCGCGGCCTCCAGGATGCATCGACCTACCCGAATCTGGTGGAAGAGCTTCTCCGTCGACAGTATTCGGACGAGGACATCGCGAAGATCCTCGGCGGCAACGCCCTGCGCGTCTGGCGAGAAAATAAATGATTGTGGATGGTTAATTGTGGGTTGTAGATCGGACGAACACCGAACATGGATGCCAATGATCTAGCATCCAAGCCCCCGCTCGCAGCCACATCGAGCGACTTTCGCACGTCCACACTTCCATACTTTCATGCGTTCATACCCCGTCGTCGTGCTGTCCGATCTCCTCGTTGTCGAACTCGCGTCCGTCCTGGCCGGGCCCTCCGTCGGACAGTTCTTTGCCGAACTCGGCGCGACGGTCATCAAGGTCGAAAATCCCCGGACGAAGGGTG from Longibacter salinarum includes these protein-coding regions:
- a CDS encoding DUF6916 family protein, which codes for MDRSSHAYIDQLVGKDVLSRKVEHHELDGKEGSTYLVHIDEEHTVEITLDHIDKIDSDYVEGFSAIFVADAADEFPEGLYKVEPVDEGEPMALTLIPIMAMTQGTFQYQVTVGHLKKQADASIEEAPTPEGDDE
- a CDS encoding phage tail protein, with the translated sequence MEFYIGQILMFAGNYAPVNWAFCQGQLLSISSNSALFAILGTQYGGNGQTTFALPDLRGRVPVGTGTGPGLTTRRTGQKFGEEEVPLTVLNMPSHGHNPVAYQGRGEGQTSPGGHTWGPASDSSYSAESPNTPMNANSISQTGGNQPHRNIQPSLGMNYIICIQGLFPPRS
- a CDS encoding helical backbone metal receptor encodes the protein MLAAFFSETDQAGRRIRLPDRPKRIVSLVPSITELLYDLKLGERVAGITRFCERPGHWRDEKVIVGGTKNVKQDTIAELEPDLVLANLEENEQEDVEAINAPVYVTDIETIPDAVDMIRTVGQLTDTVEAAQVMADTIAERFASLQPPATIRAAYLIWCEPYMSVGHDTFIHDVMTRAGFENVFAEATRYPEVSISEIAEANPDVVLCSSEPFPFHQKERFTQDIREAIPDTPVEIVDGQLFSWYGSRLLDAPDYLRDLIRRLDEKISV
- a CDS encoding dipeptidase, translating into MPDVSTSSSLLLLASGFLLLMAVGCERNASVNPDRELRSRADSLVQAHVIVDGHVDLPYRLMRYRQNVGDSTLGDFDYPRARSGGLDAPFMSIYIPVELQDSAGAAKARADSLINLVEDIEATNPDKFEIARTPDDVERIAAENKIALPMGMENGAGLEDDLSNVEYFYDRGIRYITLTHATHNRIGDASYDTTDARWGGLSPFGRDVVGEMNRLGIMVDVSHVTDSTAYDVLDVSTKPVIASHSSCRHFTPDWERNLSDDLIKAIADNGGVVMINFGSSFLKTEYQDANDPVQEKIQAHLEEQGWAEDDPRAVAYYDSVRSANPVGTVTDVADHIDHVVNIAGIDHVGLGSDYDGVFSLPRGLQDASTYPNLVEELLRRQYSDEDIAKILGGNALRVWRENK